The DNA region CCTTGGAACGAACCAACGTGGGGAAGACTTCGGCGATGTAAACCCAGATGACCGCTCCCTGGGAAAGCGCGAAAAATCCGATGAATGCTACAAGGAGCCACACAATCCATGTGGGATGCATGCCAGAGTGGAAGAGAAGTGCGACTCCTAGAAGGCAGGAGAATGTTCCCACGGAGCCGATCAGAAGAAGCGTTTTGCGTCCCAGTTTATCGATGAGTGCCATGGCGATGAAGGTAGCAACCAGGTTCGAAAGCCCGATGAAGATTGATTGCGAGAAGGACGAGACCCGGCTCAGTCCTGCGGCAGAGAAGATGTCATTTGCGTAGTACAGGATCGCGTTGATGCCAGAGAGTTGATTGAACAATCCGATGCTGACGGCCAGAAAGATGGGCAGTCGCAGCGAGCGGGTGAATAATGGAGCCGCTGCCTCCTGTCGCTCGTGCCGGATGGACGAGCGGATATCTTCCAATTCCCGTTGAGGGTCTGCAGATCCCATCTGACGGATGACGCTTAACGCGTCCTCCAGGCTGTTTTGAGTGATGAGGAAGCGTGAACTCTGCGGAATGGTGAACAGCATGAAAAAGAAAAGCACCGCCGGTACAAGGGCAACGCCCAGTTCCCATCGCCATTCCGTTGCACCTAGATTGAGCGTAGCGATGTACCAGTTCGAGATGTACGCAACGAGGATGCCAATGACAATGTTGATCTGGAAGGCTCCCACGAGGCGGCCCCGCCACTCCGCAGGCGCAAGTTCCGCGATATAAACAGGGCCCAGAACGCTGGAGCCGCCGATGGCCACTCCTCCAACGAAGCGGGCAATCATCAATGCAGGCCAGCTCCATGCGAAGGCACAACCAAGTGCGGAGACAACGTAGAGTACAGCCAGCACGCGCAGCACGTTGCGTCCGCCAAAACGCTGTCCTACCGGACCGGCAGCAATGCATCCCAACACTGTACCCCACAGAGCGATGGAGACCGTGAGTCCCAGAGTCTCCGGTGTGAGATGAAAAACTCGCTGTAATTGCCCGGTGGTTCCCGAGATCACTACCGTATCAAAGCCGAAGAGCAAACCGCCCAGCGCACCCACTACGGTGCTTCGTAAAAGTTTTCCGGTAATCTGCACGAAAGTGTCTCCATTTCAGTTATTTTGGAATTGATTCCAGATTGGGGCAAACAGTGTAGCGCGTTAATCATGCGTCTGGCTAAATTTATCTCTGCACATGGCCGGTATGCGTTTCGGCCCCATGCAGACTTTTATCTACCATGCTGTGTACTGGGGCCACCGATGTTCCTGTCAAGGTGATCAGCGCATGGCCAGTTTGCCATCGGTATAAACGAGAAGGCGGATGCCATTTGCATCCACCTTCTTTCTTGCTGTTTTACTTGCCTTCTTGTTGTGGGTTTATCTCATGCCATGCGTGGCTGCCGCGTGATGGATAAACAAGACGCAGAGTATTGATGGAGTAAGGACTCGCGTCGAAGTCGACCTCGTTGCCATGCAGGACCACCCGCGCGCTGGAGTCGGTAACGGATTGTTCCATCAGGTTGGTTTCCACTGCTTGTGTGGCACCGGCAGGCACGGTGATCTTTGCGCGTGTCTTTTCCCCGGCCCATTCGTAGAAGCGAAGGATCAGGCTATCGTCGTCTTCGCTCTTCTTGATTGCTGTCATAACAAGATTATGAGACGCGATGCGGACGAGGGAATGATTCGCAGGAAGATCGCCAGTATGCGAATCGGTCTGAGAAGCCTTCATTGGATAGTTGAACTCGTAAGCACGCAAAACGGTGTCTGCCTGCTTCCATGAAGCGGCGTGTGGATAAAGAGAGTAACTGAAGTGGTGATGACCACGATCAGCCGTGGGATCGGGATAAAGCGGCGCACGTAGCATCGATAAGCGAAGCGTGTTACCAAGCGCGTCGTAGCCATACTTGGAATCGTTGATAAGGCTGAAGCCGTGCTCGTTGTCGCCTAGGTCGGCCCAGCGCTGTGCAGGCACTTCAAAGCGGGCGGCATCGATCGGATTATCGCGAGTCGTGGGGCGTTCAATGCTGCCATACGGAATCTCGTAGGTTGCTGTTGAGCTGGTTGCGGTAAGTGGGAAGCTGGCTTTGAGCAGGATGTGGGTTTCGTGCCAATCGATGTCGTTCACCACATCCACACGCGGCGTATTGGCGTAAAGAGTAATGTCCTGTACGAAGGTGGATTGGCTCCAGTGACGTGTGATGCGGATAACCTCGCGTAGCGGACCATGTTCGACGGTTTCGAGGCCGGTGAATTGGGTGATGTCAGTTTCCTGCTTGCTGTATTCCTTATCGATGTTCCATGCATCTTCCACGCGGATGCTATCGAGATTGGCTTCAGTGAGGCTGCGACCCGTGTCAACGAAAGTTTCCAGCTGGTTACCGCATTGGCCAGGCGCGATGCTCTCGAACTTCGCGTCCTTGCGATAGAGACTGGTGATACATCCCGTTTTGGGATCAAGCGTAACGCGCAGGAAGCTGTTCTCAAGCGTTGTGCCATGCATGGTGAGATCGCTTACAACATCGCGCCGGCCCGGAACAGCGTGCAATACGGTATATCCAATCGCAGGCACACTCTTCGGCTTCAGCAGCAAATGATAGGTATTGGTTGGCATATCGTGCGACAGCATCTGCATGGGTACAGGCTGGCCGCTGGCATCAAGCACTGTGATGCCGTTGGGCGTTGCTTGCGGCATCTGCACCGCTGCGGTGACTGTGTCGGAGCGATCCCAGCTCAAGCTGTTCCACACGATGATAGGAACACCAGGCTGTGCCGCGGTGTTGATATGACTTTGCAATTCGCGCAATGCGTTGCCCGTAGCCTCGTTGGCAATGCGATGCACTTCATC from Edaphobacter paludis includes:
- a CDS encoding sugar porter family MFS transporter — encoded protein: MQITGKLLRSTVVGALGGLLFGFDTVVISGTTGQLQRVFHLTPETLGLTVSIALWGTVLGCIAAGPVGQRFGGRNVLRVLAVLYVVSALGCAFAWSWPALMIARFVGGVAIGGSSVLGPVYIAELAPAEWRGRLVGAFQINIVIGILVAYISNWYIATLNLGATEWRWELGVALVPAVLFFFMLFTIPQSSRFLITQNSLEDALSVIRQMGSADPQRELEDIRSSIRHERQEAAAPLFTRSLRLPIFLAVSIGLFNQLSGINAILYYANDIFSAAGLSRVSSFSQSIFIGLSNLVATFIAMALIDKLGRKTLLLIGSVGTFSCLLGVALLFHSGMHPTWIVWLLVAFIGFFALSQGAVIWVYIAEVFPTLVRSKGQSLGSGSHWVMNAIVSGLFPWVVAHYSRATPFYFFATMCALQFFVVLFVYPETKGATLEQLQQRLESPDSREPVTEVRSASC